A window of Cryptomeria japonica chromosome 3, Sugi_1.0, whole genome shotgun sequence contains these coding sequences:
- the LOC131873993 gene encoding receptor-like protein 36, producing MGKPMFWVVLFLAMLASPCSCSSSLWGGCPPHELSALNLFKQHLLDPYDSLASWKGLYCCSWKGITCHSLTGHVTCVDFSPFGYFSFSAVVRNSSSQIFPALFQLQHLEYLDLTGTDLSPLSIPSHLPSLSTLTHLSLHHCGLTGRIPSEIGNMSCLTFLDISYNSELETRQSSSWIRNLRGLEHLGLPDVNLTRDVVESVASLPNLTSLVMSETSGTPLSPLGNLTSLSHLELVGTYFTQQPFPIWISNLTSLVSLCLGEYSISSSMPSAVLSLPHLGNLELYWNPGLKVNLSSIVQHASQLSSLSIQNSDVGRMIPNSIGNMSSLTALYLHDNNLKGRLPDSMGNMSSLSRLHLSSNNIEGSLPDSMGNMFSLTSLFLGSNNIEGNLPNFIGNLSQLEYLDLSRNSLRGNIPWSSLGGLSKLSCLFLGSNQLNGSLPSTFGNLSSLVWLDVSNNSLSGTFLLSQLENFTKIRYLSLSDNFLRVKVEDFWIPKFQLQALYLSSCNMDGYFPSFLSTQYNIVQLDLSNNSLGGNIPDWLWGLTSFSTLNLSCNQFGGKHLSSKFSKVSARYVDLHRNKLQGNVLVPHPNVDILDMSENQFDGIISENIDEYGQSQLNYLSLANNNISGVFPHSICEGNHLQVLDVSNNKLTGNIFASFGNCSTTLEVLNLENNKLEGEITRMVCLQALKLGGNKLQGTIPSSLQNCTSLEILDLGYNNIQGTIPNWIGNLIGLRILVLRSNKFKGGIPLELTKLENLQVLILSNNNLSGAIPSSLRNLRAMANQTQSADVLLQYSNSSSMPYIDKIEINNKGLVLEYVKSLALVRCLDLSNNNFSGDIPQEIGFLIGLRILNLSMNQLHGKIPTSFGNLVQLESLDLSDNNLIGNIPNELQSLTFLSYLNISCNNFSGRIPQGAQWLTFDERSFSNNANLCGLQININCSPSPPSNKIYDEDVSEHEWKEHVWWEVGIGLSFGFGFSIVIGVLCFNKKCRKRCFKVMDGIIVILDQSIQK from the exons ATGGGTAAACCAATGTTTTGGGTGGTCCTCTTCCTAGCCATGCTCGCCTCTCCTTGCTCCTGCTCCTCCTCCTTATGGGGAGGATGCCCTCCTCACGAATTATCTGCCCTCAACCTCTTCAAACAACACCTGCTCGATCCATATGACTCCctggcatcatggaagggattatACTGCTGCTCTTGGAAGGGAATCACCTGCCACAGCCTCACTGGCCACGTGACTTGTGTGGATTTTAGCCCCTTTGGTTATTTCTCTTTTTCAGCAGTAGTGAGGAATTCAAGCAGCCAAATATTCCCTGCTTTATTCCAACTGCAGCATTTGGAGTACCTCGACCTCACTGGGACTGACTTGTCCCCTCTTTCCATCCCTTCACACCTTCCGAGCCTCAGCACATTGACGCATTTGAGCTTGCATCATTGTGGGCTTACTGGCCGAATACCAA GTGAGATTGGGAACATGTCTTGCTTGACATTTCTGGACATCTCCTACAATTCTGAGCTGGAGACGAGGCAGTCGAGCTCGTGGATACGAAATTTGCGAGGGTTGGAGCACCTTGGACTACCAGATGTGAATCTGACAAGAGACGTGGTAGAGAGTGTTGCTTCTCTTCCCAATCTTACATCACTTGTCATGTCTGAGACGTCAGGTACACCTCTCTCTCCTCTTGGAAACCTCACCTCACTCTCCCATCTTGAGCTTGTTGGTACTTACTTCACTCAGCAGCCATTTCCCATCTGGATTTCTAACCTTACATCTCTGGTTTCCCTCTGCCTCGGTGAGTACAGTATCTCCAGTTCCATGCCTTCTGCTGTTTTAAGCCTTCCACACTTGgggaaccttgagttgtattggaACCCTGGTCTCAAAGTCAACCTCTCTTCCATTGTGCAACATGCTTCCCAGCTCAGTAGCCTTTCAATTCAAAATTCAGATGTGGGAAGAATGATTCCAAATTCTATTGGAAATATGTCCTCATTAACTGCCTTATATCTTCATGATAACAATCTTAAAGGTAGACTTCCAGATTCTATGGGGAATATGTCCTCATTGAGTAGGTTACATCTCTCTAGTAACAATATTGAAGGCAGTCTTCCAGATTCTATGGGAAATATGTTCTCATTGACCAGCTTATTTCTCGGTAGCAACAATATTGAAGGCAATCTTCCAAATTTTATTGGAAATCTCTCACAACTTGAATATTTGGATCTTTCCAGAAATTCACTAAGAGGCAACATTCCATGGAGCTCTTTAGGTGGGCTATCAAAGCTTTCATGTCTTTTTCTTGGTTCAAACCAATTAAATGGAAGCTTGCCATCTACTTTTGGTAATCTCTCATCTTTGGTCTGGCTTGATGTCTCAAACAATTCTTTGAGTGGTACATTCTTACTCTCTCAACTAGAAAATTTCACGAAGATTCGGTACTTGAGTCTTTCTGATAATTTCTTGAGAGTGAAAGTTGAAGACTTTTGGATCCCAAAATTTCAGCTTCAAGCTTTGTATTTGAGTTCTTGTAATATGGATGGTTATTTCCCATCTTTCCTATCCACTCAATACAACATAGTGCAACTCGACTTGTCCAACAATTCTCTTGGTGGAAATATTCCTGATTGGTTGTGGGGCCTTACATCATTCAGCACTCTCAATCTCTCATGCAATCAGTTTGGAGGAAAGCATTTGTCATCAAAGTTCAGTAAGGTGAGTGCTCGATATGTTGACTTGCATAGAAATAAGTTACAAGGGAATGTTTTAGTTCCTCATCCTAACGTAGATATCTTGGACATGTCTGAGAATCAATTTGATGGCATCATTTCAGAAAACATTGATGAATATGGCCAGAGTCAGCTCAATTATTTGTCACTTGCAAATAATAACATAAGTGGTGTCTTTCCACATTCTATTTGTGAAGGAAATCACTTGCAGGTTCTAGATGTGTCAAATAACAAGCTCACAGGTAATATTTTTGCAAGTTTTGGGAATTGCTCAACAACACTAGAAGTATTAAATCTAGAAAATAATAAATTGGAAGGTGAGATTACAAGAATGGTTTGTCTTCAAGCGTTGAAATTAGGAGGCAACAAACTACAAGGTACAATTCCATCATCACTTCAAAATTGTACTTCTTTAGAGATTCTAGATTTGGGATATAATAACATACAGGGAACAATCCCAAATTGGATAGGGAATTTAATTGGCCTTCGAATTTTGGTGTTGAGATCTAATAAATTCAAAGGTGGAATACCCTTAGAGTTGACAAAATTAGAAAATCTTCAAGTCTTGATTTTGTCAAACAACAATCTATCTGGAGCTATTCCAAGTAGCTTAAGAAACTTGAGAGCAATGGCAAATCAAACACAAAGTGCAGATGTCCTCCTTCAATACTCAAATTCAAGCTCAATGCCTTATATAGATAAAATTGAAATAAACAACAAAGGGCTAGTTCTAGAATATGTGAAATCTTTGGCATTGGTTCGGTGTCTTGATCTCTCAAACAACAACTTCTCAGGTGATATTCCTCAAGAAATTGGATTCCTCATTGGTCTAAGGATTCTTAATTTGTCAATGAATCAGCTCCATGGAAAAATTCCTACTTCTTTTGGGAACCTTGTGCAGTTGGAGTCACTTGATCTTTCAGATAACAATCTTATTGGAAATATCCCTAATGAACTACAATCTCTCACATTTTTGAGTTACTTGAACATATCTTGTAATAATTTTTCAGGTAGAATACCACAAGGAGCTCAATGGTTAACATTTGATGAGAGATCATTTTCAAACAATGCAAACCTTTGTGGACTTCAGATCAACATAAATTGTTCACCTTCTCCTCCTTCAAATAAAATTTATGATGAAGACGTGAGTGAGCATGAGTGGAAGGAACATGTGTGGTGGGAGGTGGGAATTGGATTGAGCTTTGGATTTGGGTTTTCAATTGTTATTGGAGTATTATGTTTCAACAAAAAATGTAGAAAAAGATGTTTCAAAGTTATGGATGGCATTATTGTCattcttgatcaatctattcaaaAATAG